One segment of Trueperaceae bacterium DNA contains the following:
- a CDS encoding LacI family DNA-binding transcriptional regulator, producing the protein MAAARWRRVTLKDVAREAGVSVGMASRVLGGYGSFSAETARRVLDAARRLDYRPDLLARSLRLGRTRSIGLVVSYLLAPHSASFAREVDAAAARHSYQALVGTAAGDPFAEQSYLRTLVENRVAGIIAAPSPSSEPLVAEIVASGLPVVLLGSANGHLGAPRVNLADRDAARRATEHLLRLGHRRVAMIAGATELWHARERLEGYRDALRAAGIEPEAGLEAHGFHLFDAAYEAMGSLLAGPEPPTAVLAGNELIAGAVLQCLKDRDVSVPRDVSLVTFDDPPWAAFYRPALTAVRVPRAEVARVAVETLLAEVARREGEPAPVERVIELDLIVRESTAPPA; encoded by the coding sequence GTGGCGGCTGCCAGGTGGAGGCGCGTCACGCTGAAAGACGTCGCGCGCGAGGCCGGGGTCTCGGTCGGTATGGCGAGCCGGGTCCTCGGCGGCTACGGGTCGTTCAGCGCCGAGACGGCGAGACGCGTCTTGGACGCGGCGCGGCGCCTCGACTACAGGCCGGACCTGCTGGCCCGCTCCCTGCGCCTCGGCCGGACGCGCTCGATAGGCCTCGTCGTCTCCTACCTGCTCGCCCCCCACTCGGCCTCCTTCGCCCGCGAGGTCGACGCGGCCGCGGCCCGGCACTCCTACCAAGCGCTCGTCGGGACGGCGGCCGGTGACCCCTTCGCGGAACAGTCCTACCTGCGGACGCTCGTCGAGAACCGCGTCGCCGGCATCATCGCCGCCCCCTCCCCCTCGAGCGAGCCGCTCGTCGCGGAGATCGTCGCCTCCGGCCTCCCGGTGGTGCTGCTCGGCAGCGCCAACGGCCACCTCGGCGCGCCGCGCGTGAACCTGGCCGACAGGGACGCGGCGCGACGGGCGACCGAGCACCTGCTCAGGCTGGGACACAGGCGCGTCGCGATGATCGCCGGCGCCACCGAGCTGTGGCACGCCCGCGAGCGGCTCGAGGGCTACCGCGACGCGCTGCGGGCGGCGGGCATCGAGCCGGAAGCGGGCCTCGAGGCCCACGGCTTCCACCTCTTCGACGCCGCCTACGAGGCCATGGGAAGCCTGCTGGCGGGGCCCGAGCCGCCGACGGCCGTGCTGGCGGGCAACGAGCTGATCGCCGGCGCCGTCCTGCAGTGCCTCAAGGACCGGGACGTGAGCGTGCCGCGCGACGTGTCCCTCGTGACGTTCGACGACCCGCCCTGGGCCGCGTTCTACAGGCCGGCGCTCACGGCCGTACGCGTGCCGCGCGCCGAGGTGGCGCGGGTGGCCGTCGAGACGCTCCTCGCCGAGGTGGCGCGGCGGGAGGGTGAGCCCGCGCCGGTAGAGAGGGTCATAGAGCTCGACCTGATAGTGCGCGAGAGCACGGCGCCGCCGGCCTGA
- a CDS encoding DUF433 domain-containing protein, whose translation MTITAPSDDIQRFYGGAQPGDIPLYSYAAASKYIGAPESTVRWWAQGRRADGYEPVIATHEGGLSFFDLLELHAVNQLRRVHGVKLSTIRDAVRYAKRELGLERPLLHEDLSTFGRDIFIGHLGELIGLSLGGQLAIRQIVDRYLSRLDRDAGRLPVRFYPDFRGVERVEGQKPISISPLVAFGKPTLANTAVRTAVVAARVDAGEPVRTVADDYQVPVEVVESAVLYERAA comes from the coding sequence GTGACCATCACCGCCCCCAGCGACGACATCCAGAGGTTCTACGGAGGCGCGCAGCCCGGGGACATCCCGCTGTACTCCTACGCGGCGGCCTCGAAGTACATAGGCGCACCAGAGAGCACGGTCAGGTGGTGGGCGCAGGGTCGCCGCGCCGACGGGTATGAGCCGGTGATCGCAACGCACGAGGGAGGCCTGAGCTTCTTCGACCTTCTCGAGCTGCATGCCGTCAACCAGCTCCGTCGGGTTCATGGAGTGAAGCTCAGCACGATCCGTGATGCTGTCAGGTACGCCAAGAGAGAGCTGGGCCTAGAACGTCCGCTGCTGCATGAGGACCTGAGCACCTTCGGTCGCGACATCTTCATCGGCCACTTAGGCGAACTTATCGGCCTCTCCTTGGGTGGGCAGCTTGCCATCCGGCAGATCGTCGACAGGTACCTGAGCCGCCTTGATCGCGACGCAGGCAGGTTGCCGGTGCGTTTCTACCCCGACTTCCGGGGCGTGGAGCGAGTGGAGGGGCAGAAGCCCATCTCCATCTCTCCTCTCGTGGCCTTCGGGAAGCCGACGCTCGCGAACACGGCTGTCCGCACGGCCGTCGTAGCCGCCCGCGTCGACGCGGGCGAGCCGGTGCGGACCGTGGCCGACGACTACCAGGTTCCGGTCGAGGTCGTCGAGAGCGCGGTGCTCTACGAACGCGCCGCCTAG
- a CDS encoding asparaginase domain-containing protein produces MSRRRVALMGCGGTISASARTRGFVVADLLTAAYGIQEQLPPDLAVSAWDYDLRSSTEWSLADAFELVEAVAATVEAGDLVGVAITFGTGTLEEVAYLAQLTLTPRVPVVFTASMYPHGHPRSDGAANLLDALLVAASDVPPGVYVVLQGEIHDPGAVAKVHASDMRAFRSLELGPLGRIEDGRPWLLRTPRTTRSLRPAALNARVELVKCYLGMGTAQLRGLFREGTDGLVVESLASGQVPPHLLEPLAALSGDGVAVAISTRCPSGRLRLHESFPVGFAGSEKDLLGMGALPTFEPGTKARIRLLVGLSAGLTGDELAAWLRDGDPRTALGRQEA; encoded by the coding sequence ATGAGCCGCCGGCGTGTCGCCTTGATGGGCTGCGGGGGCACGATCTCCGCTTCCGCGCGAACGCGAGGCTTCGTCGTCGCAGACCTGTTGACCGCGGCCTACGGGATCCAGGAGCAACTGCCACCGGACCTAGCGGTCTCCGCCTGGGACTACGACCTGCGGTCGAGCACGGAGTGGTCCCTTGCCGACGCCTTCGAGCTAGTCGAGGCCGTAGCGGCCACCGTCGAGGCGGGCGACCTGGTCGGCGTGGCGATCACCTTCGGAACCGGGACCCTGGAGGAGGTCGCGTACCTGGCGCAGCTCACGCTCACCCCTAGGGTGCCCGTCGTCTTCACGGCCTCCATGTACCCGCACGGCCATCCGCGCAGCGACGGCGCCGCCAACCTCCTCGACGCTCTCCTCGTCGCGGCCAGCGACGTACCACCGGGGGTCTACGTCGTCCTCCAGGGCGAGATCCACGACCCCGGGGCGGTCGCGAAGGTGCACGCCTCGGACATGCGGGCCTTCCGGAGCCTGGAGCTAGGGCCCCTCGGCCGCATCGAGGATGGCCGGCCATGGCTCCTCAGAACGCCGAGGACAACGCGCTCGCTGCGCCCGGCCGCGCTCAACGCCCGAGTCGAACTGGTGAAGTGCTACTTGGGCATGGGCACCGCGCAGCTCAGGGGGCTCTTTCGCGAGGGCACCGACGGACTGGTGGTGGAGTCGCTGGCGTCCGGCCAGGTGCCTCCCCACCTGCTCGAGCCCCTCGCCGCGCTCAGCGGCGACGGGGTCGCAGTCGCTATCAGCACCCGCTGCCCCTCGGGGAGGCTGCGCCTCCACGAGAGCTTCCCGGTGGGCTTCGCGGGGTCGGAGAAGGACCTGCTGGGGATGGGCGCCTTGCCTACCTTCGAGCCCGGCACGAAGGCGCGCATCAGGCTGCTCGTGGGTCTGTCCGCCGGGCTGACGGGCGATGAGCTGGCCGCTTGGCTCAGGGACGGGGACCCGAGGACGGCGTTGGGGAGGCAGGAGGCGTAG
- a CDS encoding ABC transporter permease: MLLSALWLLLILAAALLPHIVWPGDPFTINMSARLAAPSLEHPFGTDEYGRDLLARVVLGTRYSLGTAVGMVLAACVIGMVVGAASAWIGGWVDFVVMRLVELFMSFPAMILAIALVSVLGASLTNAALAILLIWWGQYARMMRSEVLRARSELYVEGALALGSRSARVLLKHIVPNTFYPVAVKATIDVGVAILLIGGLSFIGLAAQPPLPEWGLLISAGRRYLLSYWWYAVMPGAVMFLTVVSLNIFSDSVLGRFDPRSRQ, from the coding sequence GTGCTCCTCAGCGCACTGTGGCTCTTGCTCATCCTCGCAGCGGCCCTGCTCCCCCACATCGTCTGGCCTGGCGACCCCTTCACCATCAACATGTCGGCTCGCCTGGCGGCGCCGAGCTTGGAGCACCCGTTCGGCACCGACGAGTACGGCAGGGACCTGCTGGCGCGGGTCGTCTTGGGGACCAGGTACTCCCTTGGCACAGCGGTCGGGATGGTGCTCGCCGCCTGCGTGATCGGCATGGTCGTGGGCGCCGCATCGGCTTGGATCGGTGGTTGGGTCGACTTCGTCGTCATGCGCCTCGTCGAGCTGTTCATGTCCTTCCCGGCCATGATCCTCGCCATAGCTCTAGTGTCCGTTCTGGGGGCCAGCCTCACGAACGCGGCCCTGGCGATACTCCTCATCTGGTGGGGTCAGTACGCGAGGATGATGCGCTCCGAGGTCTTGCGCGCGAGGAGCGAGCTGTACGTGGAAGGCGCGCTCGCGCTCGGCTCCCGCAGCGCTCGAGTGCTGCTCAAGCACATCGTGCCGAACACGTTCTACCCGGTGGCCGTGAAGGCGACCATCGACGTCGGCGTGGCCATCCTGCTCATCGGCGGCCTCAGCTTCATCGGTCTGGCAGCGCAGCCGCCTCTGCCCGAATGGGGCCTGCTCATCAGCGCTGGCAGGCGGTACCTGCTCAGCTACTGGTGGTACGCGGTCATGCCGGGTGCCGTGATGTTCCTGACCGTCGTGTCGCTGAACATCTTCAGCGACTCTGTCCTGGGGAGGTTCGACCCGAGGTCCCGACAATGA
- a CDS encoding ABC transporter permease has translation MPLTRDSARMVQYLTRRLIGLVFVLLGMTVVMFVIVRLIPGDPVRAVLGYDATTEMVEAFRAEYGLDRPVHVQYLSFLSGLLHGDMGVSITSGVPVVQDLATYLPATVELAIASVVISLVLGFPLGVLAAVNRGRVVDRLATTTSLVFIATPVFWFGLLLQLVFYRVLGWLPYGGRIGDLPPEFVSHTGLLVIDALINRDLRVLWDALSHLLLPAFSLSALLIASVARTTRMSLGQSLSELYVQTARSKGLARRVVIFKHALRNALVPIVTLVGLRIGELLGGAVITETIFQWPGIGSYAVRAISHLDTSAILGFSIVAVTAYAVINLVVDIAYMFLDPRIGTRS, from the coding sequence GTGCCTCTCACGCGCGACAGCGCGCGCATGGTCCAGTACCTGACAAGGCGACTCATCGGCCTCGTCTTCGTGCTCCTCGGCATGACGGTGGTCATGTTCGTGATCGTGAGGCTGATCCCCGGCGACCCTGTCCGCGCGGTCCTGGGGTACGACGCCACCACCGAGATGGTCGAGGCGTTCCGCGCCGAGTACGGGTTGGACCGTCCAGTTCACGTCCAGTACCTTTCGTTCCTGTCGGGGCTCCTGCACGGGGACATGGGCGTTTCCATCACGTCGGGGGTGCCCGTCGTCCAGGACCTCGCGACCTACCTGCCGGCCACCGTGGAGCTGGCCATAGCGAGCGTGGTCATCAGCCTCGTGCTCGGCTTCCCCTTGGGCGTGCTGGCCGCGGTCAACCGCGGCCGTGTCGTGGACAGGCTGGCGACGACGACGTCGCTCGTCTTCATCGCCACGCCCGTCTTCTGGTTCGGGCTCCTGCTGCAGCTCGTCTTCTACCGCGTCCTCGGCTGGCTACCCTACGGCGGCCGCATCGGGGACCTGCCGCCCGAGTTCGTATCGCACACGGGCCTCTTGGTGATAGACGCGCTCATCAACCGAGACCTAAGGGTGCTGTGGGACGCCCTCAGCCACCTCCTCCTCCCCGCCTTCTCCCTCTCAGCGCTGTTGATCGCATCGGTCGCGCGGACCACCAGGATGTCGCTCGGGCAGTCTTTGTCAGAGCTCTACGTGCAGACGGCTCGCTCCAAGGGCCTGGCACGCCGCGTGGTGATCTTCAAGCACGCCTTGAGGAACGCTCTCGTCCCGATCGTCACCCTCGTCGGCCTGAGGATCGGCGAGCTGCTCGGCGGGGCCGTGATAACCGAGACGATCTTCCAGTGGCCGGGCATCGGGTCCTACGCGGTCCGTGCCATCTCGCACCTCGATACGTCGGCGATCCTCGGGTTCTCGATCGTCGCCGTCACTGCCTATGCCGTGATCAACCTCGTCGTGGACATCGCGTACATGTTCCTCGACCCCAGGATCGGTACGCGTTCGTGA
- a CDS encoding ABC transporter substrate-binding protein, translating to MRRGLILTTALIAGALALSAALAQGNALVVDTTQDPVSIDPHVATSVDFYLLGNAYEPLVTVAPDGVTVESVLAESWEVSDDGLVFEFTLREGVTFADGTPLDADAVAASIQRLKDLQRGSAWVVEPVDAVEVLSPTQLRITLAKPFPFLQALPLVYIVSPTAVSEHEVEGDDATAWLSEHTAGTGPYQLARWDKGQRLVFTRNEDYWGGWEGDHFDEVTVLSQLDPGTARLLLESGDLDATLNFSVDDLPAFEANPDLTVIEAPTLQQLYLRLNNKYGPTADPRVREAIALAWNPADWQAAVQNTLPADGPTPVELLGAGYTPSVGVEQDLERARELLAEAGYADGFTFNYLWDNPYEYKRVFGELLQAHLGQIGITVNMIAVSPATFFERVQSVDSDGDSPDAIHGFLLRAVPRIPDAYSFLYFLYYSDAQEGFGRNYLLYSNPEVDALIDEAIQTPDTAHKLELYRQANELIIADHPDLFVEKSIFTMPIRKDIQGFVFRPAEQWFPFRFYELHRE from the coding sequence GTGAGAAGAGGGCTGATCCTTACCACAGCGCTGATCGCGGGAGCGCTCGCGCTCTCGGCCGCCCTTGCCCAGGGCAACGCCCTGGTGGTCGACACGACCCAGGACCCAGTCAGCATCGACCCGCACGTCGCCACGTCCGTGGACTTCTACCTCCTCGGCAACGCGTACGAGCCGCTCGTGACCGTGGCGCCAGACGGCGTGACGGTGGAGAGCGTGCTCGCCGAGTCGTGGGAGGTCTCCGACGACGGGCTCGTCTTCGAGTTCACCCTCCGAGAAGGGGTGACCTTCGCCGACGGGACGCCGCTGGACGCTGACGCCGTGGCGGCCTCCATCCAGCGGCTCAAAGACCTGCAGCGCGGCAGCGCCTGGGTCGTGGAGCCGGTGGACGCGGTAGAGGTCCTGTCGCCGACGCAGCTCCGCATCACGCTCGCCAAGCCCTTCCCGTTCCTCCAAGCCCTGCCGCTCGTCTACATAGTCTCGCCGACCGCCGTGTCGGAGCACGAGGTCGAGGGGGACGACGCCACGGCGTGGCTCAGCGAGCACACCGCGGGCACCGGCCCCTACCAGCTCGCGCGGTGGGACAAGGGCCAACGCCTCGTCTTCACGCGCAACGAGGACTACTGGGGCGGCTGGGAGGGGGATCACTTCGACGAGGTGACGGTGCTCTCGCAGCTCGACCCTGGCACCGCGAGGCTCCTCCTGGAGTCCGGTGACCTGGACGCCACCCTGAACTTCTCCGTCGACGACCTCCCCGCCTTCGAGGCCAACCCCGACCTCACTGTCATCGAGGCCCCGACGCTGCAGCAGCTCTACCTGCGCCTCAACAACAAGTACGGCCCCACCGCCGACCCGCGCGTGCGCGAGGCCATCGCCTTGGCGTGGAACCCGGCCGACTGGCAGGCCGCGGTGCAGAACACGCTGCCCGCGGACGGCCCCACGCCCGTCGAGCTGCTCGGCGCCGGTTACACGCCCTCGGTGGGCGTGGAGCAGGACCTCGAGCGCGCCCGCGAGCTCCTCGCCGAGGCCGGCTACGCCGACGGCTTCACCTTCAACTACCTCTGGGACAACCCTTACGAGTACAAGCGCGTCTTCGGCGAGCTGCTCCAGGCTCACCTCGGCCAGATAGGCATCACCGTCAACATGATCGCCGTGTCTCCGGCCACCTTCTTCGAACGCGTGCAGTCCGTAGACTCTGACGGCGACAGCCCTGACGCGATCCACGGCTTCCTCCTCAGGGCCGTTCCGCGCATCCCGGACGCCTACTCGTTCCTGTACTTCCTCTACTACTCCGACGCGCAGGAGGGTTTCGGGCGCAACTACCTCCTCTACAGCAACCCGGAGGTGGACGCCTTGATCGACGAGGCCATCCAGACCCCGGACACGGCTCACAAGCTGGAGCTCTACCGCCAGGCGAACGAGCTGATCATCGCCGACCATCCCGACCTGTTCGTCGAGAAGTCCATCTTCACGATGCCCATCAGGAAGGACATCCAGGGCTTCGTGTTCCGCCCGGCCGAGCAGTGGTTCCCGTTCCGCTTCTATGAGCTCCACCGCGAGTAG
- a CDS encoding isocitrate lyase/PEP mutase family protein → MTSAARLRQLLAEGEFLTAPTAFDPLSALLAERAGFPLCYIGGYVVGAHLGCGEPLLTASEMVEAAGRIANAVRIPTIADAGAGFGGLPHTVRTIRDFERAGVAGVHIEDQVVPKRVGYHRGEVHVVPRDEMRHKLRFALEARDSADFVVIARTDARRAVNGSLEETLRRIRMYVELEADLILAFPADAEEAARFAEAAPGRMVYVAPEGRSTRPNLPASELKALGYRMLVHSEGSLLTAASALRDYYRDLRARPDTTPQAERAFAAERASVENALGLVDLFALEDLEPL, encoded by the coding sequence ATGACAAGCGCAGCTCGACTTAGGCAGCTACTGGCGGAGGGCGAGTTCCTCACCGCCCCCACGGCGTTCGACCCCCTGAGCGCGTTGCTGGCCGAGAGGGCGGGCTTCCCGCTCTGCTACATCGGCGGGTACGTCGTGGGCGCCCATCTCGGTTGCGGCGAGCCCCTCCTCACGGCCTCGGAGATGGTCGAGGCCGCGGGGCGCATCGCCAACGCCGTTCGCATACCGACCATCGCCGACGCTGGCGCCGGGTTCGGCGGCCTCCCCCACACGGTGAGGACGATCCGCGATTTCGAGCGCGCCGGCGTGGCGGGCGTGCACATAGAGGACCAGGTCGTCCCGAAGCGCGTCGGCTACCACAGGGGCGAGGTCCACGTCGTGCCGCGTGACGAGATGCGGCACAAGCTCAGGTTCGCGCTGGAAGCGCGCGACAGCGCCGACTTCGTGGTGATCGCCCGCACCGACGCGAGGCGCGCCGTGAACGGGAGCCTCGAGGAGACGCTCAGGCGGATCCGCATGTACGTCGAGCTCGAGGCGGACCTCATCCTGGCCTTCCCGGCGGACGCCGAAGAGGCGGCCCGGTTCGCCGAGGCAGCGCCGGGCCGGATGGTGTACGTCGCGCCCGAGGGGCGGAGCACGCGGCCCAACCTGCCTGCCAGCGAGCTGAAGGCGCTCGGCTACAGGATGCTCGTGCACTCGGAGGGCAGCCTCCTCACCGCGGCCAGTGCGCTGCGTGATTACTACCGCGACCTGAGGGCTCGGCCGGACACGACCCCACAGGCCGAGAGGGCCTTCGCGGCCGAACGCGCGTCGGTGGAGAACGCGCTCGGCCTCGTCGACCTGTTCGCACTAGAAGACCTCGAGCCCCTATGA
- a CDS encoding hydantoinase B/oxoprolinase family protein, with product MSTATTLSPSRLKVLWERLAAATDEAGTALRRSAFSNVIRESRDFSYSLFDRSGRPLAQSSESIPSFLGTLPLTMRHLLERFPVEDWGPGDVAMTNDPWLGTGHLPDVCIARPVFHAGEVVGFAGAVGHVSDIGGMGLSASARELHQEGLVIPPVWAYRADEPLSIVTDVIAANVRVPTEVLGDIEALVAGCRVLDRRVRHTLEDAPDCDLVTVATALNERSEAAMREAIEALPLEGAVEHELVMDGQGEPLPIRVRVEKRGTDLVLDFSGSAHQVPYGVNSVLAYTRAYSLYALKCALAPQLPNNDGTFAPVSVIAEEGSVLNPAPPAAVGGRNMTGHFVALAVLGALAKVVPERVLAESGAPRPVLSMRGVRENGERFSTVFFLMGGMGATPVRDGHSVTAFPTNTSFTPVEVIEQTNPVRVLSKRLRPDSGGAGQHRGGLGQVIEIQLLGSVPAEVSLIGNRADNPPSGLVGGGPGAACRAFVNGEQVGLMDTRRLRPGDVVRVETPGGGGYGDPSLRSPAANERDLRRGYVTRPSDTTSRQEEDDDKRSST from the coding sequence CTCAAGGTGCTGTGGGAGAGGCTCGCCGCAGCGACCGACGAGGCGGGGACGGCCCTCAGGCGCTCCGCGTTCTCGAACGTGATCCGCGAGTCACGCGACTTCTCCTACTCGCTCTTCGACAGGTCGGGGCGGCCGCTGGCGCAGTCCTCCGAGAGCATCCCCTCGTTCCTGGGCACGCTCCCGCTGACCATGCGACACCTCCTCGAGAGGTTCCCGGTGGAGGACTGGGGCCCTGGCGACGTGGCCATGACGAACGACCCGTGGCTCGGCACGGGCCACCTCCCCGACGTCTGCATCGCCCGCCCGGTCTTCCACGCGGGCGAGGTCGTCGGGTTCGCGGGCGCCGTAGGCCACGTCTCAGACATCGGGGGCATGGGCCTCTCGGCCTCGGCCCGGGAGCTGCACCAGGAGGGCTTGGTGATCCCACCGGTCTGGGCATACCGGGCAGACGAGCCGCTTTCCATCGTCACGGACGTGATAGCGGCCAACGTCCGCGTCCCGACCGAGGTGCTGGGAGACATCGAAGCGCTCGTAGCGGGCTGCCGAGTCCTCGACCGACGCGTGCGCCACACGCTGGAGGACGCCCCGGACTGCGACCTCGTCACCGTCGCCACGGCCCTCAACGAGCGCAGCGAGGCCGCCATGCGCGAAGCCATCGAAGCCCTCCCGCTCGAGGGCGCGGTCGAGCACGAGCTGGTGATGGACGGCCAAGGGGAGCCGCTGCCGATCCGGGTGAGGGTGGAGAAGCGCGGGACGGACCTGGTACTCGACTTCTCAGGCAGCGCCCACCAGGTGCCCTACGGGGTCAACTCCGTGCTGGCCTACACGCGCGCGTACTCGCTCTACGCCCTCAAGTGCGCCCTCGCACCCCAGCTGCCCAACAACGACGGCACGTTCGCGCCGGTCAGCGTGATCGCCGAGGAGGGCTCGGTGTTGAACCCCGCGCCCCCCGCCGCCGTGGGAGGGCGGAACATGACAGGCCACTTCGTCGCGCTCGCCGTTCTCGGTGCCTTGGCCAAGGTCGTGCCGGAGCGGGTACTGGCCGAGAGCGGCGCGCCTCGACCCGTGCTCTCGATGCGCGGCGTCAGGGAGAACGGAGAGCGCTTCAGCACGGTGTTCTTCCTGATGGGCGGCATGGGCGCCACCCCGGTGAGGGACGGGCACAGCGTCACGGCGTTCCCCACGAACACCTCGTTCACGCCGGTAGAGGTGATCGAGCAGACGAACCCGGTCCGCGTGCTGAGCAAGAGGCTGAGGCCCGACTCCGGGGGCGCCGGCCAGCACAGGGGAGGCCTCGGCCAGGTCATCGAGATCCAGCTCCTCGGCTCGGTGCCGGCGGAGGTCTCGCTCATCGGCAACCGCGCCGACAACCCGCCGTCCGGACTGGTGGGAGGCGGACCCGGGGCCGCGTGCCGCGCCTTCGTGAACGGCGAGCAGGTGGGGCTGATGGACACGCGGCGACTGCGACCCGGGGACGTGGTCAGGGTCGAGACGCCCGGGGGCGGCGGCTACGGCGACCCGTCGCTGCGGTCGCCGGCGGCGAACGAGCGCGACCTCCGCCGCGGGTACGTGACACGGCCCTCAGACACCACGTCGCGACAGGAAGAGGACGATGACAAGCGCAGCTCGACTTAG